The Camelina sativa cultivar DH55 chromosome 18, Cs, whole genome shotgun sequence DNA window AACACTTGGAGTGAGGATCAGTTGCCACCTAACAAAAAGGCAATTGGTTGTAAATGGGTGTTTACAATCAAATATCATGCAGATGGAAGTATAGAGAGATATAAGGCTAAATTAGTTGCAAAAGGTTTTACACAGGAAGAGGGTGTCGACTATGAAGAGACTTTTTCCTCTGTTGCAAATTTGCCATCTGTCAGATTGCTATTTTTGACTGCAGCTAAGAGAAATTGGATAGTTGATCAGATTGATATATCCAATGTTTTTCTAAATGGAGACTTGGATGAGGAGATTTATATGAAGATTCCACCTGGTTATGCAGATATACTTGGAGTGAAACTTCCGCCTAATGCTGTTCTCAGGTTGCATAAGTCTATTTATGGACTAAAGCAAGCTTCTCAGCAATGGTTCATCAAGTTATCTAATACTTTGCGTAAAATGGGATTTGCTAAATCTTCTGGTGAACATACTTTGTTTATCAAATCTCAGGGTGAAATCTGTCTTGCTGTTTTggtgtatgttgatgacatgttgATTGTCAGTAATAGTACTGATGCAGTTGCAGATTTCAAGAATGAATTGAAGTCATATTTCAAGCTACGAGATTTAGGTCCTGCAAAGTACTTCCTCGGCATAGAGATTGCAAGATCTTCTGCAGACATCTCACTCTGTCAACGGAAATATACATTGGAGCTGTTATCTACTACAGGCTTTCTTGGCAGCAAACCTTGTGATTTTCCAATGAATCCCGATGTCAAGATCAGAAAAGATGCAGGCACTTTGTTACCTGATTCCACTCAGTACAGGAAGTTGGTTGGTAAACTCATGTACCTCCAAATAACAAGACCTGATATTTCTTTTGCGGTTAACAAGCTTTGTCAGTATTCTCATGCTCCTAGAGATACTCATTTGATTGTCGTACATCAATTCTTGAGATATTTGAAAGGAACGGTGGGTCAAGGACTGTTTTATGCATCTGATAATACGTTTGATCTGCGGGGATTTTCTGATGCCGGTTGGGGTTCTTGTACTGACGATAGAAGGCCTGTTACAGGTTTCTGCATATTCATTGGAGGTTCTTTGGTATCATGGCGATCAAAGAAGCAAGATACGGTTTCTCAAAGCTCTGCAGAATCAGAGTTTCGAGCTATGGCTTTGACAACCAAAGAACTCATTTGGCTTTCTCGGCTTATGTGGGATTTGCAGATTCCATTCACTCCTCCGGCTTATCTCTATGGTGATAATACGACAGCATTACATATCGCTAATAATGCAGTTTTTCACGAGAGAACTAAACATGTTGATATGGATTGCTACAAGATCATGAAGGAGGTAGATTATGGATTTCTTAAAACTATGCATGTTCGAACAGGGAATTAGTTAGCAGATGTTCTCACTAAAGCATTGCATTCGGCTCATTTCCAGGAGAAAATTTCCAAGATGGATGTATACAATTATCTTTGCACCTTCATCTTGAGGGGGGCTATTAGATGAGTGTATATAGTTTGCATACTTGTGAATATTAGAGTTGGTTAAGGACTCTGGAATATCCGGTTTATAGGTTAAATTAAATGTAAAGATCCGGTTTAATAATCTTGTTCTAGATAAGAACATTGTAAacaaactctttcttctttaatgaGAATCAGAGTTTaacaaacttttctctcttGATTCTGATTCAACTAATAGGTGTAGCTCTGGTTACGACTATATTAGCAAAATAACCTCTATTAAAATGATTGTTTGAACCTACCACTTATCGAATCATTTGAAAACATATTGTACATGgggaaaaatatcaaaaaaatcctGAACTTTCAAATAtaagaggaaaataaaataaaccagGCCAATTTAGATATCAcaataaatttcaattaaaaatgATGTCAATAATCTACGTTAACTCGAATCATAAACGACGCCGGTTTAAAACACCAGGGAGGCAGGGACTCGATCATTAAATGAACAGCAACGTAACCGACTGAGCTATATTGGTTTATTAACATATTTTCTAACATGTCTTGTTATATTGTTTAATCAATAAGTCGAAACAAAAAAGACGAGATCGAGAACTCGGTTTTTTTCTCCACAAGAGCCGCAATACCATTGTCGAGGATACAAGCTTCGTTTAACAGGCTTCTTGGAAATAATGGACGAGGATACAAGCTTCGTTTCAATTTTCTCCGGTGCTTCAACGGCGGCGATGGGACGGAGGTTTTGCACAGTGGTTGAAGCACCTAGACGAAATGGGAATTTTGATTTCGGTGGGTTTGGAGGAGATCTCGTTTTTCTTAGTTCGAAGATATTTTGAAGAACATGTAATAGACCTAATTTTAcctatattttaatcatttttcttaaaaaattttagCAACCTATTGATCTTTTTTCAGTGATCACCACAACTATTTGGTTattctcacaagtcacaactcgTTTGATTGTGTTTCActactacaaaaaaattgacacccacattaaaatattataagctCTAATCAATCTTCCAGCCACTAAATTATCATCCCAGACAGCCACATGAGCACCTCCCAATGATTTTACAGATAGATGAACATGGGTGCAAAAAGACTCCTCAAAATCACCATTTACAGCTGCATAAACTTTGCACCGAAGTAGTAACGATCAAGTCCAAAAAACAAAGGGTCTACATATGTCactatctttctttctttttttcttttctataaatatgaAGGAGACAAGAGATAAGTAATACAGATAATTGGGTCACTTATTAGCCTTGATGGTGATCACAAAGAAGTATACAAACCTCTTATGCCAAAGCAAAGCCTCTGCTGTTTGTGACAACGAATCTGATGAACTTTATCTGGCTTATTCTCTGTCGTATATATGGCACATGTCTTCACCTACATTATCTTACAAGCCAAAATGTGGATCAGGTTGTTGGTCTTGTGGTCATCGATGAGCCTCGTCCCACAGGAAGAACTCCTGAAAAAGCATcttctggttcttcttcttctgatagcACTGCACAGCAGAGTTTTCCTATTTTAATACCCAACTGATCTCAAACTGTTTTATTGCTCAAGAAACGTCACACTTACCAGTTGTCTCTTCACCAGCCTGCGCCCCAGCTATCCCAATGCAGGAGTACAGAGAATCCTCGTCCACTCTTAATTGATTATAAGCGAGGTATATGTCCTCGATCGAAGCAGCTTCATACAATGAAGTAAGTTCTTTAATGCATGACAGTTcctaaaaaaacacaaccaccCAATCAGAAGAAGTCAAGTTAGAAACGAAACAGTTAAGAATTTGCAAGTGAGTATCACCTTCCTCGGAACAGAGGAGGCCTGCAAGTGAGCTAATAGATTAAGCCAATATGCATTGGATTTGAGTTCAGCTTCATGTCTCATAAGAAGAGTTCGCTTTGCCTGTTGATAGACAAACAACATCACTTTCCAATAACAACGAAAACGAGCTAAAAATAGCTAAGCTGATAAGGCAAAAGAGACAACTAACCCTATCCAACTCCCTAGGGGCAATTTGGTTGCTATGCAATCCTCTAAGAACGCTCTTACAGGCATCAACCGCTTTGTATACCTGGAAAGAGTATTGAGAAATTTGGTGAAGAAAACTGTTAACGAAAGAGTGGCTCATTTACTGTAAGCAAAATACAAAGACTGCATACCTTGCCGGGAGTTGAAGTCACAGATACTACATACCACCCGAGATTCAGCCTATCAAATAGGTTTAGCTCAAACGATACGTCATATGTCAGTCCAAGAGAATCTCTTACTGTGGTGAAAAGCCTGCAATGATTCAAAAAAGTTATCTTTCAGCTATGAGTGGAATAAAATGTATACGTAAAATAATAGGCACATAGAATGTAGAGACACTTCAGTCTGAAACAAAAAGACAATCAGATGCATAAAACTGCATTCTCTTAAACCCAAGTGTTTACTGACAGATCATTTTCTAAAAGTGCTTCATTCTGGCGGTTAGTTGCTGAGCAAATTTCGGACACGAACCAAACCAGAGTACAATAGCAGCAAAGAACTCAGCTTTCAAGTAATATGACACCATTCAACAATAAGAGGTACCTTGAGTTTATGATTTCTGCCAGAAGACCCATTGTAATTCCAAAGAAAAGAGGGTGGGCACGAAGCTTCTTTTGCAACTCCCTGTCTCCGCCTTCTAGCAACTGTTCCTCCGATTTCGAAAGTCCATCTGCCATTTCAATGTGCATGCATGAAATATGAAAAGCTATTTATCCAGATCTAACCACGAAATTCTCTAATACTACTGAAGATGGATTTCTGGTGTATGAGGCAAGCTCAGAAGTCAGAAGCAGACATATATACAAGGTTGCAAAATTATGACACCATATGACTCCTAATTTTATGTCGGTCCCATTAAGGTGTAACTTACCATGAGCAACAGTAAGTTTGCTAACAGACTGAAAAAGGTCATCCCCGTCAACTGTAAAGCCCCATCGATTTGGCGCTGGTCCAGCAATGTATGCACATGCTCTCTCATCAGTATCCTTCAAGAATACCTTTACAGAGATAAATATGTCAATTATCCTGCTAGAATCATATATCAAAGGGGATGGTGAAACCGAAGAGAAAGTCCATGAATTACTGTTTTTTTCCGAACCTGTTGAAATTGCAAGCCAGCTGTTGGTTGGCGAAACACAATAGGCTCTGATCCTGGTAGTTTTGCAGAATCATGGCTGGCTTTAACTGTACCGAGGTAATCAAGGATGCAACGCTCAATTTCCTCCTCTGAAAAGTCCCCCACAATGCTTACCTGAAGGAAACCAcagaaaattttatgaaaataaaataaaataaatatttgtgaagCAAAATATCAGCTTTCAAGTTTGAGATATCACCTCCATATTTTCCCCAACAAAATGACTCATGACCGCTTCTTTCACAGTTTCTAGATTCANNNNNNNNNNNNNNNNNNNNNNNNNNNNNNNNNNNNNNNNNNNNNNNNNNNNNNNNNNNNNNNNNNNNNNNNNNNNNNNNNNNNNNNNNNNNNNNNNNNNNNNNNNNNNNNNNNNNNNNNNNNNNNNNNNNNNNNNNNNNNNNNNNNNNNNNNNNNNNNNNNNNNNNNNNNNNNNNNNNNNNNNNNNNNNNNNNNNNNNNNNNNNNNNNNNNNNNNNNNNNNNNNNNNNNNNNNNNNNNNNNNNNNNNNNNNNNNNNNNNNNNNNNNNNNNNNNNNNNNNNNNNNNNNNNNNNNNNNNNNNNNNNNNNNNNNNNNNNNNNNNNNNNNNNNNNNNNNNNNNNNNNNNNNNNNNNNNNNNNNNNNNNNNNNNNNNNNNNNNNNNNNNNNNNNNNNNNNNNNNNNNNNNNNNNNNNNNNNNNNNNNNNNNNNNNNNNNNNNNNNNNNNNNNNNNNNNNNNNNNNNNNNNNNNNNNNNNNNNNNNNNNNNNNNNNNNNNNNNNNNNNNNNNNNNNNNNNNNNNNNNNNNNNNNNNNNNNNNNNNNNNNNNNNNNNNNNNNNNNNNNNNNNNNNNNNNNNNNNNNNNNNNNNNNNNNNNNNNNNNNNNNNNNNNNNNNNNNNNNNNNNNNNNNNNNNNNNNNNNNNNNNNNNNNNNNNNNNNNNNNNNNNNNNNNNNNNNNNNNNNNNNNNNNNNNNNNNNNNNNNNNNNNNNNNNNNNNNNNNNNNNNNNNNNNNNNNNNNNNNNNNNNNNNNNNNNNNNNNNNNNNNNNNNNNNNNNNNNNNNNNNNNNNNNNNNNNNNNNNNNNNNNNNNNNNNNNNNNNNNNNNNNNNNNNNNNNNNNNNNNNNNNNNNNNNNNNNNNNNNNNNNNNNNNNNNNNNNNNNNNNNNNNNNNNNNNNNNNNNNNNNNNNNNNNNNNNNNNNNNNNNNNNNNNNNNNNNNNNNNNNNNNNNNNNNNNNNNNNNNNNNNNNNNNNNNNNNNNNNNNNNNNNNNNNNNNNNNNNNNNNNNNNNNNNNNNNNNNNNNNNNNNNNNNNNNNNNNNNNNNNNNNNNNNNNNNNNNNNNNNNNNNNNNNNNNNNNNNNNNNNNNNNNNNNNNNNNNNNNNNNNNNNNNNNNNNNNNNNNNNNNNNNNNNAGCTGCTTGCATTCCATTGTCTCTCAGAGTAAATCGGAATTCCATGGCAATGAACTCCTCAGTTGACTCCAACGAGCAGTTTATCAAATGATTTACACAGAAAAGCTCCACCTATACAAAAATGGCTTTCAGCTTAGTTCATATCCTTTTTGtagtttaaaaacaaatcacaatgCAGTTTTCGACAACTTCACTTGCCTGCTCCCTTGAAAAGTCTCCAACTCGACCACCCTCACTGAGTGTACGAACACCAACAACCACAGCTCCTTTGGAATCAGAAGTTTCTGCAGCTCGTCCACCACCAACAATAAGCCGCATGACACCTGCCCGAGATTCGGTTGTTGATATCTACAATGAAAAGGGAAATGTCAAGGGAAGAGTCTTTACCTCTACATACAATATGCTGAAATAAAAGTATGGTATCAATCaacaccaaaaaatattttctgcTAAAAACGAAGCATAATTTTTAAGATGTTAAGAACTTCAATTTGTTAAACAGACAGCacaaaacaacaatataaaaacTGAAGAGAACGTCTCATAATGTAGAAAGAAAATCACCATGGACATGATGCTTAGATAGTaagcaaaaggaaaaggatGTAAGATGTACCTTGTAATTTACAGGTATACCATTGGATAAGCGAAGCTGAGTGATCCCAGTCACTTTGTCATGCAACTTGGTTACGCTTGACCCAGGAATAGGGACAAAACATGGATTTCGTTGCAAGGTTAACTCTTCCAACTGTGATTGAGAGATCAATTCTTTTGGCACCTCGAGCTGCAAGGATGAAGGCAAAAAGCTGATTCAGAACTACCCTTTGGTCTATACTTGAATTAAGAGAGgataaaagtaataataaaaaaataaaaaaaaataaaaaaaacaaaagttacaaaagaaGGAATACCTCAGGCTCAGCTTCAATGGGTGCTAATAATCCTGATTTGACAGAATCTATTATTTCAGCAGGAGTTATATTAAAGTCACTCTCACCAACCCCATCAACGTGCACCTTTGTGGGAACACAAGCAACTATTGCTGCAGGAAGAGGTGCAGTGGGCCTtccaaaatcagaaataaaCTCTAGCACCTTGGCGCCAACAGTGTTTACCTGGACAAGAAACCatcaaaacagaagaaaaaaaaaagaattgaaacaaaaatattttaaatagtatGATATGCAGGAAGTGTTAAATATCCAGTAGTTATTGATGTGTTAATTACcagaaattttgaaattaacaGTCATCTTTTGCGTCAGATATTACAAGAAAAGCTAATAAGAATAAAGCAGAACAGCCAAACCTACCTCTTCAAGCGTAACAGTTCCAGCTACAGCAACCAAGGTCTCATGTCCTTGCGTCTGATCCATAACAGTGTGGCCTAGTGCATCACTTTCCATGATAAAATCCAGGTTATCAACAGACGACACATTATCAATCATAGCCGCAAGATGTTCACTATCTTTTAGAAGAGCATCCATGTAACGTGTAAGTTCACCCCTGGTGACACCAAATTCTTTAAGTCTTCGAACCTGGAAGTAGAATGATACGTTAAACATAGCTAAATGAATTCTCATAAGCAAAAAAAGGTGACAATGGTTCTAACAGTCTTTCAGACTATCTCTTCAACCAATACATTATTCATCAAGTCCacataaaacaatgaaaaatagtAACCACAATGAAGATAAATTAGAACAAACAATAAGCAAACCTCTTGGACAGCAACTTTCACTGCATTTTGCCAATTTTTGGGCTCTGCGGTGACAGTAAGAGTGGTAACAGTGCATCCTTCCCTTCCCGAATCACTATGGTCCAATTCAACTGATGTAAATGGCGGGTTTGAACTCTGAAAGGTACAAagataaaatcaccaaaatttACTGACAGTACTGAGTCTACTGGTAAGGCATAGAAATCCTAAAACcttcaataaaaaatatagctaGATCCATGGACTGGAAAagagtttttagttttaatagTGCACCTCCAGCTAATCGAAAACACACTTATATTGGTTGAACACCCCATCAGAGAGctgatttaataaaattttagtggGATTTGAAGAGGTTCATTTTGATCAACAAAAATCTAAGCAAAATGTTCAGTGCAAGAAATGAGAACAACTATTCCTTTCCGAGCAAAACTTGAGAACAAATGTATTCAGAATAGCAACATCCTAACACCCTCATACCTTGTATCTCGTATTAATTCGAAAATGTAGAGCAGAGAGAAATATTCTTTTCATCAGAACATTTCGCAGGTCTCCAAATGTCTGAACCTTGCTAACAGGTATCTGCAGgaagaccaaaaaaattgtaacatttCATGATACAATCTACCACCCTAAACTGGCTGTATCATGTTAAGctagctgaaaaaaaaaagggagaaattAAAAGATTGTAACAGAAACCTTGCAGAACATATTGATTGCAAAATTTTGAAGAAGCTCATGCTTAAATATCTGCGGAGGCTTTAGATCAATACTGGTTCCAGGAAGCGACCAATTATGCTCAACCGGGGGACGAATTGcatgtctttctcttttaatcatCTTAGATTGATCAGCAGTATTTGTTCTCTCATTTGAAAAGGTTCCACCAAGACCAGCTGGCAGCTTCGGAACGAGAAAATTAGCCATGGCACCGAAGGCACCAGGAGTAGGAGAGGGTGTTGATTCATTATCCAAACCAGTTTTTCCAAACACAGCCTGTGCAAGAGCGATTGTCTGGTCAAGATAGACTACGCAGTAGAAATTCCATATTTACTTATTAATGACAACCGGCAATGCAAGAAAAAGGTAATAGACTATCTTACTTCAATATTGTTGACTATCTGAGGTATGTTGTTGATGTCTCCCACAATATATAGAGTGGCATTGGCTGGGAAGTACCATCGCTCATGAAATTTCCTAATTTTGTCAACATCCCACTTCTTAATCTGCTCTTCCAATCCAATAGGGAACCTTCTACCCAGCTTGTTCTCAGAATGTAAATGTTGTAACAACTAGTCGCAAGAAATAAAACACAACGTGTCACTGATTATCCACCAGAAATTGGGTAAGACAACGAACTGCCGTGCTGACATAGAAAACTATTCTTAATAATTACCTGGCAGTCAACACGATACTCAATTGTATTCATCATCTGAAGTTCTGAAAGTATGGCCCGCCTTTCCTTCTCAACTCGAGAAGATAAGAATTTTGGGTGGAAAGCTATCTGTAATCATTAGagaaataagattttattttccaaatgaATCAAGATCCATGAAACATAGAGGGATTCTGATTCTTACAACAGAAAAAATGTTAGGACATATCCAATGGGAAGACATCATCTTAGATAGCAAAACTTTACCTCATTCAAGGCATCGAGCACAGACGGGAAAAGGTCGTCCTCAGAGTCCTGAAAAGGTTCAGCACTCTAATTAATATGAAGCTAGTATTCGATCTGTCGAACTCTATCAACATGATTAGCAAGCCAATACGTTCTCCAAATTATCACAATAACATCTAAAGAGAACTCAATCAAAGAAACAGACTTCAAGGTCAATATACAAATAAAGATCAACACCAAATACAGTATTCGTTGCTCATAAAAGAAATAGCATTCCATGTACAACATATAGGTATATGGAAATGTATGATTATAGAAATATagtggagaaaacaaaaaaaaaaagagtgaagagAATGTGATAATTTGGTCAAACCGATGCTATAACTATAAGCACCATATTTGTTAAAGCAAATACAGAGGCAACAAAAACCTGTGAAATtgaactaaccaaaaaaaagccAATAGGtgtacaaaaaaacaaacctttgtGTGGGTGGGAGAGTGAATATGAAATACTGTATGGTGGAAATCTGTGTATGCATTAGAGCGGGCACCTGTACCAAGAAGTTTCTCACGTTTCTTGCTCCCAAGGAATGCAACATGTTCTATCATATGAGCAATCCCTTGCTCATCGTCTTCCTCATCAATCGATCCTACATGAACTTCCATGTGTGCCTCAAATCTAGCATTCGAAAACATTTCAGAACATATGTAAGAAATAAGAGAAAGAAGTTAGAAGGAATCCACCATATGCTTAAGCTATAATAGAAAAGGAGAACAAAATTGCCTTCCTTTatccttcttctttgttgtaaTTGATATTCAATATATGTAATGTAAGGGAAAACATGTTAATTATCTATCTCTGATGCATAAAGCAACCATTAAAAGTATCACGAGTAGACCAACTTCAGGCATTTTTCCCAATTTACCTGTTTGGTGGAACTTTGTTCGGCAAAATAAGATAACGAAGTCCATTTTTCAATTGCCCCCGGTGCAACTTGGGATGAGAAGGAAGTTCACAACCAAGAAATGCTTCTAGCTCTGTAGTATCTATCTCAGGGGGCAATAAGTCTAGATCTTGTCTCTCCGCAACGATGCCATCTGGCCAGGCTGTTCCAGCAGCATGTGGCTCATCTGGTCCAACAGTTGCATTTAGAATCTGAGAATTTTTTCTCTGAAAAATTGACACATATTGAGTCTGTTAAACACAAACATAGTTCAAAAAAGAGTACATGACGCAAGACTAGAACATATAAGGAAAATAGTGTAGCTTTACGAACCAGAGAAGAGGTCAAACGAGACCTCAACAAACTAAATGAACTTCTGTCGACAAAGGCACTCGGTAATGATCTTCTGATTCCGGGTTGACTTCTTTTACAGGTAAAACAGAACTTGCGTCCCTGAGAAAGTGATGTCCCAGTAGCTTCTTTTCTGAAAATCGCGTTTCGTTGTCCCAGAACAATGCTCCTTTTCAAACGTCCCCTGTTCGCAGTTGGCTGTGCCCTTTGACATCAAAacattcaaaccaaaaattaacatctgatttcaaaaaccaaaatattcagTAAACGAGCAAATATAACTGTACTTCAACAACAACTAATTTTCACTTTCCACAAATtcagaaagaaacaacaacgaAATGAAACTTTAGTGATAAACATCTCCATCTCAAAATCAAAGGTTCCGTAAGCAGACCAAGATACCCTAGAACCATTAtaagtaaatgaaaaaaaaaaaaagaaccagtGGCTATGAACCAAgaattaatttcaatttcaacGAATTCAGAAGTTTACTgataagcatatatatacatctcaAAACCAAAAGACTAAAGACGTACCAAAGACCAGTATATGGAATCGAAGACTGAGCTTCGGCGCGAACACGATTGGGAGTGAGACGCGGCGACCCAGGATTAAACCTAACTTTATTTCTATCTTTTACACATCGAGAGCGGCGGCTATCTCCAGAATTAACGGGAGCTAAGATCGGAGAGAACTTAACACCGGAGAAAATGGAGGAGGCCATCGTCGCCTATTGAggacaaaagagagaaactacaggtggaggaaaaataaatataaaagaagagGGAGATGAGGTAGCTACGTTTATTGTCTTCTCTTAGctgactgattttttttctttaatctttctTTGGTTTGTGATAAGATATTGAGAAAAATATGTATGCCTCAAAAAGCCCTAACttgcttaccaaaaaaaaaaaaaacaaaaggccCTAAGCTACACATTGTATATGGAAATTGGGCTCCATGATAACTTTTTTGCCCCACAATTTGATTCAATACCAGcccattttataaaataaaataaattatttaaatttgcaaatgacataaagaaataaaacaaagggCATGAATGGTTGTTGAATCCAGAATGTCTAACCTTGGGCCCATTAGTCTTTGTGTTGTGATCTATAAGGTTGTTTGAACAATTCTGGTTAACAGATTGAAGAAACACTTACCTTCTATAGTTTTTCCAACTCAGGCTGCTTTTGTTTCAAAGATATTTATTTCTGATAGTTCATGAAGTTGTTCATAGTCTGCATACCCATCCAGAGTTCTCTCAGTCTGCTATGTTGTTTAAAATAGACATGTCTAAAGCGTCTGATAGACTCGAATGGAATTTTTTGCAGGACATGTTTCAAGCTTTAGGGTTTCAAAACCTTTGGATATCATGAGTAATGGGATTTGTTTCTTCGGTGAGTTATTTTGTGGTAATTAATGGGCACGTCTTTGAAGATTTCAAACTACAAAGAGACATTCGTCAAGGAGAccctctctctccttttctttttgtcatgtGCACGGAAGCTTTGATTCATCTCTTCAACTAAGCGGAATGCAAAGGTAAAATCTCTGGCATACAATTCCTTCCCTCTAGTCAAATAATAACTCATTTAttatttgctgatgatagtcttTTCATCTGTAAAATGAATAAAGAGCAGTGTGCTGAGGTGATGAATTGTTTAGAGATTTATGAATCTTTGTCTGGTCAAGTGATTAACAAACAGAAACCGACTATCAATTTTGGATCCAAAACAGACAAAAACCTATGGAACTGGATCAAGCGGAAAACAGGAGTTGAGTTGGAAGGAGGCACCGGAAAATACTAAGGGCTTCCAGAGTGTCTAAGGGGTTTGAAGCAATAATTATTAGGCTTCATAAAGGATAGATTACAGTCAAGATTTACAGGTTGGTATGCAAAAAAAACGTTCTCAGGGAGGTAAAGATGTTTTACTAAAATATGTAGCTATGGCCTTACATGTATATGTGATGTCTTGTTTCAAGCTTCCAAAAGGAACCATTACTAAGCTGATTTCAGTAATGATGGATTATTGGTGGAGTAACT harbors:
- the LOC104763196 gene encoding stromal processing peptidase, chloroplastic, which codes for MASSIFSGVKFSPILAPVNSGDSRRSRCVKDRNKVRFNPGSPRLTPNRVRAEAQSSIPYTGLWAQPTANRGRLKRSIVLGQRNAIFRKEATGTSLSQGRKFCFTCKRSQPGIRRSLPSAFVDRSSFSLLRSRLTSSLRKNSQILNATVGPDEPHAAGTAWPDGIVAERQDLDLLPPEIDTTELEAFLGCELPSHPKLHRGQLKNGLRYLILPNKVPPNRFEAHMEVHVGSIDEEDDEQGIAHMIEHVAFLGSKKREKLLGTGARSNAYTDFHHTVFHIHSPTHTKDSEDDLFPSVLDALNEIAFHPKFLSSRVEKERRAILSELQMMNTIEYRVDCQLLQHLHSENKLGRRFPIGLEEQIKKWDVDKIRKFHERWYFPANATLYIVGDINNIPQIVNNIEAVFGKTGLDNESTPSPTPGAFGAMANFLVPKLPAGLGGTFSNERTNTADQSKMIKRERHAIRPPVEHNWSLPGTSIDLKPPQIFKHELLQNFAINMFCKIPVSKVQTFGDLRNVLMKRIFLSALHFRINTRYKSSNPPFTSVELDHSDSGREGCTVTTLTVTAEPKNWQNAVKVAVQEVRRLKEFGVTRGELTRYMDALLKDSEHLAAMIDNVSSVDNLDFIMESDALGHTVMDQTQGHETLVAVAGTVTLEEVNTVGAKVLEFISDFGRPTAPLPAAIVACVPTKVHVDGVGESDFNITPAEIIDSVKSGLLAPIEAEPELEVPKELISQSQLEELTLQRNPCFVPIPGSSVTKLHDKVTGITQLRLSNGIPVNYKISTTESRAGVMRLIVGGGRAAETSDSKGAVVVGVRTLSEGGRVGDFSREQVELFCVNHLINCSLESTEEFIAMEFRFTLRDNGMQLETVKEAVMSHFVGENMEVSIVGDFSEEEIERCILDYLGTVKASHDSAKLPGSEPIVFRQPTAGLQFQQVFLKDTDERACAYIAGPAPNRWGFTVDGDDLFQSVSKLTVAHDGLSKSEEQLLEGGDRELQKKLRAHPLFFGITMGLLAEIINSRLFTTVRDSLGLTYDVSFELNLFDRLNLGWYVVSVTSTPGKVYKAVDACKSVLRGLHSNQIAPRELDRAKRTLLMRHEAELKSNAYWLNLLAHLQASSVPRKELSCIKELTSLYEAASIEDIYLAYNQLRVDEDSLYSCIGIAGAQAGEETTVLSEEEEPEDAFSGVLPVGRGSSMTTRPTT